The DNA region GGTCAGCGCAGCGAGCCGGCCGGCACGCCCAGCTCGACCGCGAACGCCGTCACCGCGGCCCGGATCTCGGTCGCGGTCGCCAGCTTCATCACCCGCGGCACCAGCACCCGCAGGTCGGCCAATGAGACCGCGCGGATCACGCCCTTGACCTCGGGGATCGCCACCGCGCTCATCGACAGCTCGGTGACGCCGAGCCCGAGCAACACCATCGCCGCGAGCGGGTCGGCCGCCATCTCGCCGCACAGGCTGACCGGGATGCCGGCCTCGCGCCCGGCGGCGGCGGTGTCGCGCAAGAGCCGCAACAGCGCCGGGTGCAGCGGCTCGTACAGGTACGAGACCAGCTCGTTCACGCGATCGACCGCCATCGTGTACTGGATCAGGTCGTTGGTGCCGATCGAGAAGAACGCGCTCTCCTTGGCCAGCAGGTCGCCGATCATCGCCGCGGCCGGCATCTCGATCATGATGCCGACCTTGACGTCCTCGTCGAACGGGATCCCCGCGTCCCGGAGCTCGGTCTTGACCGACTCGATCACCGCCTTGGCGTCGCGCAGCTCGCCGACGCCGGAGATCATCGGGAACATGATCCGCAGCTGGCCGTGGGCGCTGGCCCGCAGCAGGCCCCGGAGCTGGGCCCGGAACAGCGGCTGGCCCAGCTCGGCCAGGCACAGGCGGATCGAGCGCAGGCCCAGCGCCGGGTTGACCTCGTCGAGGGCGACCTCCTCGAGGAACTTGGCCAGCTTGTCGGCGCCCAGATCGAACGTGCGCATCGTGACCGGCCGCCCGGCCATGCGCTCGAGCACCTCGACCGCGGTGCGGTAGTGGGTCTCCTCGTCGGGGATCTCGTCGCGGCCCATGAACAGGTACTCGGTCCGGTACAGGCCGATGCCGACCGCGCCGTGCTCGAGCGCGCCGTCGATCTCGTCGGGCCCGTCGATGTTGGCGTAGAGCTGGATCGCGACGCCGTCCGAGGTCGTGGCCGGCAGGTCGCGGTTGCCGAGCCGCTGCTCCTCGAGCGCGACCTGCTTGCGTTGCGCGTCGCGGTACTGCCCGACCGTGGTCGCGGTCGGGTTGACGATCACGACGCCGGCGCCGCCGTCGACGATCAGCAGATCGTCGTCGAGCACCAGCTCGGTGATGTCCTCGAGCCCGACCACCGCCGGCAGCTCGTGCGCGCGGGCGATGATCGCGGTGTGCGAGGTCTTGCCGCCGGCGTCGGTGATCAGGCCCGCGACCGCGTGCTTGTGCAGCTGCGCGGTGTCGGCCGGCGACAGGTCGTAGGCGACGACGATCGCGTCGGGCGGCGGCTTGAGCGGGCCGGTCTCCTTGCCGAGCAGGTTGCGCAGCACGCGCTCGCCCACGAAGTCGACGTCGCTGCGGCGCTCGCGGAAGTAGTCGTCCTCGATCGCGTCGAAGACGCCGCGGATGTCGCCGACCGCCTTGGTCAGCGCCCACTCGGCGTTGATCAGCTCGCCGTTGATGTAGCGGATCGTCGCGTCGACCAGGTGCTCGTCGTGGAGCATCAGCTGGTGGGCGGTGATGATGTGGAAGTCGCTCGAGGCCTCCGCCTCGGCCAGCTTGCTCTTGATCTTGGCCAGCTGCTTGTCGGACGAGGTGATGGCCTTGTGCAGGCGCGCGACCTCGGCGTCGACGTCGTCCGCCTCGACGTGGTAGCGCGGCTCCTTGATCAGATCGCGCCCGACCAGGAACGCGCGCCCGATCGCGATCCCGACCGAGACCGCGACGCCCTCGCGCCGGATCTCGCCGGTCGGCCGCTCGCGCGACGGCTCGCGCTCCCCCATCGCTCAGCGCTCCTCGCCGAACTTGTCCTCGACCAGCTTGGCCAGCGCCGCGACCGCGTCGGGCGCCTGCGGCCCCTTGGCCCGGATCACGATCGTCGTCCCCTTCGACGCCACCAGCATGAGCACGCCCATGATGCTCTTGCCGTTGACCTCGTGCCCGTCCTTCTCGACGGTGACGTCGGACGGGAACTTGCCGGCGATCTGCACGAACTTGGTCGCGGCCCGGGCGTGGAGCCCGAGCTCGTTGGCGATCGTGATCGCTCGCTCAGCGTGGTCAATGGCCATGTCATTCCCCTCGATCGACGTCACGGTGCCGGACCAGGATGTCCCAGTCGCCGCCGAGCCGCCGGCGCAGCTCCTCGACGATCGCGACCGACCGATGTCGGCCCCCCGTACACCCGACCGCCACGGTCACGTACAGCTTGCCCTCTTGCTGGAACTGCGGCAGCGAGAACCGCAGCAGGCTCTCGACCCGCTCGATCAGCTCCTCGCCCAGGGGCGAGGCGCACACGAACTTGGCGACGTCGGGATCGCGCCCGTCGAGGTGGGTCAGGGTCGGCTCGAAGTACGGGTTGGGCAGGAACCGCACGTC from Myxococcales bacterium includes:
- a CDS encoding HPr family phosphocarrier protein, with protein sequence MAIDHAERAITIANELGLHARAATKFVQIAGKFPSDVTVEKDGHEVNGKSIMGVLMLVASKGTTIVIRAKGPQAPDAVAALAKLVEDKFGEER
- the ptsP gene encoding phosphoenolpyruvate--protein phosphotransferase, with protein sequence MGEREPSRERPTGEIRREGVAVSVGIAIGRAFLVGRDLIKEPRYHVEADDVDAEVARLHKAITSSDKQLAKIKSKLAEAEASSDFHIITAHQLMLHDEHLVDATIRYINGELINAEWALTKAVGDIRGVFDAIEDDYFRERRSDVDFVGERVLRNLLGKETGPLKPPPDAIVVAYDLSPADTAQLHKHAVAGLITDAGGKTSHTAIIARAHELPAVVGLEDITELVLDDDLLIVDGGAGVVIVNPTATTVGQYRDAQRKQVALEEQRLGNRDLPATTSDGVAIQLYANIDGPDEIDGALEHGAVGIGLYRTEYLFMGRDEIPDEETHYRTAVEVLERMAGRPVTMRTFDLGADKLAKFLEEVALDEVNPALGLRSIRLCLAELGQPLFRAQLRGLLRASAHGQLRIMFPMISGVGELRDAKAVIESVKTELRDAGIPFDEDVKVGIMIEMPAAAMIGDLLAKESAFFSIGTNDLIQYTMAVDRVNELVSYLYEPLHPALLRLLRDTAAAGREAGIPVSLCGEMAADPLAAMVLLGLGVTELSMSAVAIPEVKGVIRAVSLADLRVLVPRVMKLATATEIRAAVTAFAVELGVPAGSLR